AGGAGTTAAAGGAGTTATCGCTCCCTACGGTCGCTGAGGAGTTAAGACAACAGTCTTTTTGGCGTTGTTTTTAAGCAGCAAGACATACGTCTTAACTCCTTAACTTCCTTAACTCCTTTAACTTCCTGATATGCGAAAGTTCAGTTAGATACATTTTGTTGTTTCTAATCTCAGTTGGAGTAAGTTTCTCTTTACGATAATCCTTCAAGGAATCCTTCTGCACCTGAAATCTACTCGTTTCCACAAAGATCAGGCTCTTGTGAATCCTCGTCTTGGCACGTTCCTCCATCCATTCTCTGCCTTTAGCGAGAGAAGACATATACCAATATCTCGTCTCAGCCCAAGCATTCCTTGTAGGTTGTGCAGTACCATGAATGAAGTCACGATAAACGGGAAGCGAGAGACCAGTTAGCCAACAAACCAGGACCGAATCCCCCTTAGCCATTAGCGTCATGTCCGACAACATCTGTTGCATGGTCATCTTCTCCGACTTCCGCCAAAGCATTTGCTTTTCCATGTATTCATTTTTTTCAGCTTCTTTCTGCTTCTGCCAATAGCCATGAGGGTTCAAGAAGAACCAATAGCCAAATAATACTACCAGCACGGCACTCAATACCGCAGCCAACCTACATACTCTTTTCTTGATGTTCTTTTCCATTGTTACATTACCTTATATAGTTATACATTTGATTTCGGCTGCGAAGTAACTATACAGAAATGTCAAATGGTGACAGAACACCAAGAAAAAAGTATTAAACGCATAGATTACTGCTATTCATTCTATTTTTCCAATATCTTTCGTCCTTTTTCTGTTAGCATATACTTCTGCTTTGGGTGCTTTGGATTATCAGGATATTTCATGGAAACCAATCCTTCTTCCAATGCTGGTGTTAAGTATTTATACAAGAAATTCACCCTATCCTTCAACATTAAAAAAGACATGATTTCTCTAACAGAATACTCTCCATCCTTCAATATTCCGACAAGTTCCAATACTTGTTGGGTACTTGTTGGGTACTTGTTGGGTACTTGTTGGGTACTTGTTGGATTGCTATTTACCAACTGTAGGTTAACACCATCACGGTTATATTTAAAGACTACAGTCACGAAATTACCATCTGTTTTGAATTCTGGCGCAGGTAATCCAACACGTTTACATTCATCTACCATCGTACCAATACCACGTCCCCAACTTTCAAGAATCTTGCTCTTATAAAGCACATTGGCAATGATTGGATTTTGAGGTTTGGAATCATGCTCTTGCATCAATCGCTCAACGGGTAAATCTGCCGGAACTTTTTTATCTGCAAAGACCAAAATATGACAGAAAATTAAAAAATACTACCAGCACGGCACTCAATACCGCAGCCAACCAACACACTCTTTTCTTGATGTTCTTTTCCATTGTTACATTACCTTATATAGTTATACATTTGATTTCGGCTGCGAAGTAACTATACAGGTGTGTCAAATGATGACAGAACATCAAGAAAAAAGTAAGAGTGCTCTATTTTCAGCGAATATAGCCCCCTATCGCCCATAACGAATCTATAGGCTAATGACATATCTACCACATTTCTTGTCTTAGAAACCTATAATCACCTTACTTCATTTTTATCTCCCAATGATTTGCATTAAGCCAACAACTATTTGTCGGTAAAACAATACCTTGGGCATATAACTGACGAACAATACTTTCTCTATTTCGTAAATTTCCAAAAAGGCTCCCTGGAACGGTGTTTGGAATTGTGATATTTATATTAAAAGAATCTCCTTTATGCACCCAGTTTCCTTGTCCCAAAGACATTTCATGACGTGCACTTATTTCAAATCTAGGCATAATGTTTACTTTTTTAATTTCAAACTTTTCAAAGCCATAGCATGCTCTTTCATGATCCAATCAAATTTTAGCAATACTCCAGAATACGTCATTGCTCGTTCTTTTATGAGACAGATAACAATAATCACCAACGACAACATCTCTCGAAGTCGCATCATTTATCCAATTCTTAAGACATTTGCTTAATGGTTCTTGCAATTTCACCAATGCATTTGTAACAAAAGAAGCTGATTTTTCATCATACCATCTTTGCATAAGCGTTTTTACTAATTTATCCATTATAATTCATTTTTTCGTAAGACTTATCCGTAACATCAGCAGAAATATTCCTATCATCTATTTCTATGGATGTTGCTCGGATACTATTTGGGCCTTTAATTACGATGCTTGCAAACCACTTTCTACCATTATAGAATTGTCAAAGCTCAACGTTTGTTGATTTTCCGTACATATTATAAAATCACACTCTACAGAAGCAGGACGTTTTGACTCACCTTCATAATAAAAAGTATGTTCTACTACAGATGTATTTCCTTCATCTGTAGCATTTACTAACTCCCGTTCACAATCAGCCCATTTAGAACCTTCACCATGATTAATATCCTTAAGCATAGGCGTTTGGTTTATAGCTTCATTGGGGCCTCCCAAACATTTAGGAACAGTATGCGAACTTTCATCATTTTCCATACCATCCTTTCCGTTTCTTATCATTGCCTGATTATCGCTAGCCCTTTCCAATTTTACATCATAATCCGGTGAATATACAGTACTTTCTTTATGAATTCTTCCTTGACTATCAGTTTCATATAAGGAACGACCATCTATAACATATAATGTATCAGACTGCAAAATAGGCGTGTTTATAAACTCATTAAGATTACTATCTCCATTTTTACTTCCACCTGATTTTGCATAAACAACCCCTTCGGAATAAACCATTCTTGAGTTAGAATACGCTTTGATATTATTATAGGCTACAAAATCCCCATTTTCCAATAGAGCATATTGCATTGTATTCATAATGCCATCAGGATTATTATTTCCAAGTCGAGAATTCATTCTCTGTACTTGATTATATAATTCTGGACATTCTAATTTAAGTACCTCTATACTTAGAGGTGTCGCTTTTTCCAAATCATTTAGTTGATTCAACTTTTCTTTGAAAACTTGTTGTCTAAACTCACCTAAAATTTCAGAACAGCATGTATCTTTTATAGCCTTATCTTGTGCCATAACACTATAAACTTCGATTTCTTCCAATCTATCCCTAATATCATGACAAAGATCTTCTTTTTGACCATCTGACATCTCTTTAAATTCTTCTGGCGAAACATTCAACTCGGTAAGATACTCTTTCTGAGATTTTGACAATTCATAGTTTGAAGCAACATCATCTAATGATGTTTTTGCTCCAGTTTCATCAATATAATTATAATCTAATCCAACCATTGCTATTTTACTTTATTTACTTGAACCCAATATTTATCCGTATTCAATGATGTCGAGACAAGACACTGCCCCACCAACAACTTAGGAATTATCATACGTTGCTCTTTGCTTATTCCCATACTCTCTGCTATAGCTTTACAATCATCTTCTGCTACCAAACGATGTGTAATTTTTGTATTAGTGTTCTTTATTGCATCAGGTATCAAACGAGTAGGAACCTGATCTACTAAAAACATACCCTCGCCATAAGCCCTTATTTCAGAAAGCATATTGGAAAACATCAAGGCCGACTTATATTGTGGCATATCAGGATTGTCGCATTTCATCATCACCCGATGTGCCTCCTCTATAACTGTTAAGTGCTGACAATCGTTGTTGTTAAAGTCCACAAGTCCTACTTCTGCTAAAGCTTGACGATATTCATAAAGTTGTTGCAAAATAACGGCCATGAAGAAAGCCTTATCTGTATCATCACCCACATATGAGAGATTGATAACAACTGGTCGTTCATATAACTCTTCACAAGAAGTCGACTTTGTGCAATTGAGAGTCTCGCCTCGCCATCCACGTTTTAGAGAATTGATACGAGTGTTGAGACAAGCCTTCATATTGCTTGCAATACGCTCCTCATAATGGCAGTGATCTATTACTTTATCCACACACACACTCATACTATTAAGTGTTGGTGATTTGGTCTTTCCAAATACAGGAACATCACTTAACCAGTCGGTAGTTTTTTGCTGATAGATAGTATAAATCAAGTCTTCCATCAATACTGGCAAAATATCGTACATAGGGAATGCTGCTGCAAACGTGGATTTCAAACGATCAATATGGGAAAGCACATTAGGGTCCTGGGTTGCATCTAGCCATACCGGTTCAAACGGATTGACACGCAAAGGCTTAGGAACGAACACACCACGATATTTTTTGCATCCTGGCATATAGATGTCTATTGGAGTATCTTTGTGAACTTTATTATATTCTATTGCCCAATCCACATATTCGGTCTTGGCAGGCTCGATAATCAAGAAAGGAATCTTGTCTTTCAAACCATTTAAAATTGCCTGCACAGTATTTGTTTTTCCCGTTCCATTTATTCCAGCCAATAGGGTGTGTCTTGCAAGGACAGCCAAAGGCAATTTATATTCTATCTCTGTCATTGACCCACCATACAAGAGTTTACCAAAGGCTATACATTCCCTGTTAGTCTCTGTTTGATTCAGACTAAACTCAGGCGAACTATCAACCACACTTATACCAGGAACAGTACGCAGAGGGAAATTTATAAGATAAGACAACTCCTTCGTGGTCAGGACGGTCTTTAATTCCTTGTAGTTCTTTCCCATAGGATGTTCAAAACGTTGTTCGTGTTGATTATCAATCATCAAAATAGGAGAGCACAACCGAGCAAGGCTGTTTTTGCGTATATCGTCTACGGCAATGGTTATGTCATGTATACGGATTGGCTCGAATATGGATTCTTGTCCGCTTAGAATAGATCTCAACTGCATAGCACCGCCTTGTATATCTGACTTTTTATCGGCCATTAGATATACGCCAACTTTCCACAGACCAATGGCTTTGCCACTTTCAAATCTCTTGGAGTGGTAAAACAAATGTTCTGATACGGCTTCTATGTGCTTATTTACAATATTTCTGCTTATGCTATGAGATTTACTCTCGTTTACACCAATCGTCTCTGAATTACTTTCTCCATGGGTATTGGTGATGGTGGTAGAGTCTGATACACCAGAAGTTTTAGTTGGCGTGATATTTGTGATAATATTTCCAATAGAAGACAATCCTATCATACTCAAAGCACCTGGCAAGATTGCTCCTGCTGCATTTGCCACACCATCGACAACGGCTCCTGCTGCAGGGAAAACACTTGCAGCAAGTCCAAGTCCTGTTGCACACAATGCGGTTTTTCCTAAACGGGAAAAATCTTTCTTCGAGACTGATTCAGAAATAGTATGGCTCACCCCTTCACTCACAGAAGAAGAAGTTCCATGAGTAAGTGATGATGATGTTCCCTGTGAAATTCCTTCTGTGATGTTAATTGACTTCAATGACTCTGCCTGCCCATTCATATCTCGGCACTGGTAAATCATAGCTTCGACATCACAAGTTTCCACAGGATCGGCTACTACAAAATAAGCATACCGCTTGCTTCGATTCATTCCAGCAATGAGATTATCCAAAGTTGCAGGATATACAGACTTGTACTGGCTTTCCATTGATGGAATTCCTGTCAATGCATAGATGTAATTGATATTTTCTGCGGCAATATCTTTTTTTATTCCCGCCAATCCGTCATCCGATTCATCCACCAATTCTGTTTGTAAGCCAGGCCACGCTCCTTTGATAAATTCGTTTAGCCCCTTGACATAACTTCTTGCCTTGACAGATTCGGAAACAGAACGAAGTCCAACATACATTCTACTTTCTTTACCATCACCCTCCACCAAAAAAAGTAGTTGAATGGTGTTTGGCAAGAAGCATGAATAAAGTATCTTCTGAATAGCTGTAAAACAGTCCTCTGCAGAATCACGTAACGGCTTTCCTACCTGTTTGATACGTAGCCAATACGCCTCATCTTTGAGTGTACTATCTATAGCTTCCAAATGAAAAGGATTAGCAGACGAAGACAAACTTATTCCTTCAAGATACTTTCTCTCCATGCAGAACGAAAGAGTCTGCGATAAAGCCGTTGCAGCCAAAGCTTTGGCTGCAGGCTCTATGGGATTACTAAAATTACTCATAGTATTCAAAAATTAGTCAATTAGGATTCTAGCATCTTCCAAACTCTTCTTGTATTCACCCAACAATTGTGATGTCATACTCTGAATTTTCGATTTCAACTTGTTGTCTCTTAGAGATTTGTCCACAGCATCATGGATAACTTGAGTAATTTCATCACCTTTTTCTACAATCGAATTGTATACGTTTACTCTTTCTTCATGACTAAGAGGCTTTTGCATCGCAGCAGCTTGTTTTTCCTCATCACTACGTTTATCCCCACCAAGCCATTTACCAAGAGCAAATCCTACACTAGCACCAATGAGGCCGAAAATTAATCCGGCTCCTGCTAATCCATACTGAAGCCAGTTTGTTGATGACACATCTATAGTACTTGAGATTTCTTTTATAACACCATCCAAGTTTATCCCTTTAATATCTATATTTTGGAAGTTTATAGTCGGAAGGGTTATTTTTGTTCCCTTATTAGTATAATTTACTACTATAGTATTAATTTTCTTACGTATGTCTACCGTTGCTTTTTCAAAGGCTTCCTTGAAATATTTATCACTTTCATCCTTGATTTCATCAACTCCAGCCTCAACAACTTGTTTTATTGTATCTTTCAGATTTTCCAAAGAAAAGTCTTCTTCTACATAGCCGTCGTAGCTAACCTCACCAATAAACCAATTTAGGCTAAAATTAATAGAATCAACTACATCCCCTTTCAATACATCTCCAAAACCTTCTGCAAAGTATTTATACACGATATTTTGCTTGATAACATTGTCTATTTCCTCAGCAAGACCAGTGTCCATTCCTTCGGTACGCAAGTCAATACGTGCAACCTCTGCAACTCCTTGTGAAATAGTCAATGATGGGTCTTGATCTCTATAGATGCTATCCTCAGACACTTTCCACACTTTGGCTATAAGTGGCTTGATGATATCCATACGAGAAGCACCTCCTGTGAGGAACACACCATAAATAGGAGCACCATTAATATAATTATTTTTGAAATCAATCATGGCATCCTCTACCTCCTTGATATATCCTGCACTCTCTAATATATTGTTCAACTCTCCTGGAACAAAAGCCAATTTGAAGCGCTCATCTTCAAAATCATCATCATCATCAATAAGCTCTTCGAAATTGACAAATTTCTTCACCTTTGCAGTAGGATCGAAATAAACCTGTTCCTTTACAGTTCTCGCCTCAAATTGCAAGCGATCTTTGAGTTTTGGGTATTTTTTCTCAAAAGCTCTTACCACCTCGGAAGTTTCCTCCAGATTGTGCAAAATGATTTTCTCTATAGCAGAAGCACCACAGTTGTAACCGTTATCAATCAGCTCGGAACCTTGAGACTGGTTAAGATATGTAAAATCAAGCGTACTTGAGCCCATATCAAAAACGATAGCACCCTTGCTGATATTGCGTCCTAAACCAGATGTTACATCAGCCTGTGCTCTTACAAAAGCCGCTCTTGACTCTTTTGTTACACCAGCAATTGGCAATCCGGCTTTAGATGCCATTTGTAAATATAGTTCTTGCTCCTTCGTATCCCAACCTGAAGGTGTGGCGATATACACCTTATGATTGCCATCATGCAATGTTGCAGAGTTATTCTCAATGATGGTACGATAGACCTCTTTCATGAATCGTATCATCAATTTTTCCTTTTCTCCATTAATATCTTTTGGAGCTTGTTTAAAGCATACATTAACAGATGCTTTTTTCAGAATATCAGAACGGAATGCACGGTCCCCAATGTAAGCATCGCCATTTTCAAGAATGGTAATGGCCGAAGGAAGAACTTTCTTGTTACCTCCCATATCAAGGTCTTTTGCCGGTGTAAGTTGCTCTATAGGCTTATCCCATTCTGTAGGACACAATGCTGCGGATGTCTCACCATGTCCTAGGTCTATTCCTATTATATATTCTATATTTTTATTATGTTCCATAGCTCATTTTTATCTTTCTAAAATTATCTTCTATTAGCAATTATGTTTTTAATCCTTCATCAAGTTTCTGGGACAAAAACTTTTCCTTTCAAAACAGCATTTTCTCCTTTAACAACAGCAGGAACTACCATTTGGGGGTGTTGTACATTAGGGGATATGTTTTCTTCAAACAAATTCATATTATCACCATTGTATTCTATAATTTCAAGGTCATAATTATCCAACAGTTCTGTCAAATCTTCTATGCGTTGTTGAAGTTTTATAACATATTTTTCCTCCGTAGCTTCATGAGTGCGTTTATAGCCAATAAGAGACTGAATTCCCTCCAATAATGACTTAAAGTTTGTCTCCAACGTCGCTTTCGGTTGCTGTTCATATTTTGAAACCACACGGTTAACCTGTGCTCTAAACGTTTCTATCAGATTGTCTATGCTATCACATACCCCAGCAACTATTCGTATAAATTTTTCCACATCAAGATTTTGACTTGGCTGAGATGCAGACTGCTGAACTGCCTGTATTTTCGATTTGGAAGTATACTTCTCTTTACTTGCAACATAGTAAAGAGCGATAGCTGTTCCAGCTATGGAACCAAATACAGCCCCCCAAGTTCCAATAACAACTCCGCCGATGACACCGCCTGCAGCACTTGCACCGATAGAATAAGGTATTGCCTCCTTGCTTATCCCTTCAGATTGTATAGCATTTTTCTTGTCTTTTATTTTAGGCTGCATTGACTGCTCTTTAGCTTTGGAAAGTTCTACAAGAATTGCTTGCTGCGCATTCAACAACGACATAGCTGACTGAAGAATATAGTCTTCAGATTGAGTCAGTTGCATTCTGAATTCCCCATTCTCATCAAATAAGTTGTTAAGATATTCGCTAACTATACGCTCAATCTTTGGAGCATCTTTAGGTAACTCAAGATTCCTCAGACAATCACGCAGGTTGTCTTGTTTACTCTCAAAAAGATTTTTCAATGATTCTTTTGCCATTTTTCAAGTGTATTTAAATTTGATTTAACTCATTTCTTTAAAATCTTGGTTAAAAACTTAAGCCCTGATGCCACATCATTCATTACATGTGTATAACAAATATTTGTAGTACCACAACTTGGACACACAGAAACTTACGACATCGTACTATAAATACGATGGCATTTTTTACATGTTGTCATTTTAGGCGTTCTCATCTATTTATATTTTTAGTCCAACTTTTTAAATTCAAAATCATTCGGATTGCAGCATGCTTTCTTATAATCGAAAGCATAGATGCGCATGTAGGCTTCTTGCACCTCCTTGGCTCCATTGTAAAAAGGGGTGGCGGTGTGCTGCATGGTTGTTACTGTCACTACCATATCGGGAGTGAGAACTGTACCGTTAGAGCGTTTAAGGCGCTTAGGCTTTACTTGAAATACCTTGCTCATAAGCATTCTGTTTTTAAGTTCATTATATATAACTGCTCCTGCTTTTCTGCCGAAACAGCTAGTTGTTTACTTTCAAGGGGCAAAGATTATGCAAACGAGCGCAATGAAAGCTTTCTTTCAAATTGCCGAGTGCAGCTAATCTTCTGCAAAGATTATGCAAACCGAAAGCAGAATCATCAAGCTTGCTTGAATGTTATGCTGAGGTGCAGCTAATCTTCTGCAAAGTTAAGAAAAATCTGCGAACTAAACAAGTCCATAATGGTTCATAAGTGAAAAAAGATGGTGCGAACCCTACTTTCCCTCGTTCTTTCTACGTTTCAATTTACCAGATTTCAACCTACAGAACTGAATAGTTTGCTCGTGTCCACAAGATTATCTTGTTTCTCTGCATCATAGCGACTTCAAGCAAGGACTTTCACCTGCCCTGTCACTAATACAATGGCAAATTTAGTAAAAATCTGATGAACCACCAAACTTTTAACAAGAAATCTTATGGATTCCTCTTATATTTTATTTTCAGGGACTCCTAACCCCTCTTCTTTCTGCATTCATACCTTATTATATAGAGTTATTGTCAATTCTGCTGCAAAACTACAATCCGGTGGCGATAAAAAAACTGACATAGGGAGAAGAAAAATGAAGAGGGAAGATTAAATTGCAGATGAAATACAATATGCATACTGCCCGGAAAGGTTACCGTTGCATTCCAATTCAATTGCGCACACAGTGTATTCGCATTTTGAGCCACCAAAAATCCTTAATGACCGAAAATGACCGTGACCTTAATGACCGGAATTCTCGGTAGAACGAAAAAGACCGCTCTCCTCGTATTGAGGTGAGCGGTCGATTTATTTATGGATGAGTCTGCTTATTATAATAAGGTAGACTCCATGTTCTTTATCCCATGCAGCTCGTTACTCCGAGCGTAGTAGCGATAGCGGTCAGTATGCTGATGGCTATCTGCAGAATTGTTTTCCAAGTGTTCGCTTTCATTTTCTTTGAATGTTGAATGTTGAGTGTTGAATGTTGAATTTTTTGTGGGGCGGATAGGCTTGGCTAGGGGCTAGCACCCTAGCCAGTCTATCCTTGGGCTATTCAAGGCCGTCGCCAGTATCGTCCTTGCCGGTAGTACCGCCGCTTGATTCAGAGCCTTGGCCGTCGCTGCCGGTCTGACCGGTGTTTGAACCGCCTGGGGTAGAACCGCCAGGCGTATTATCCGGAGTAGTTGGGGCGTTGAGGTCAACGTTGGTCTTACCCTCCTTAATCGCCTTGATAACGGCTGCCTGAGCGCTGCGGCTGGCTACGAGGTTGAACTCGGCGTCATCGCGAAGGTTCTTAAACTCCTGACCAGGCTCCCACTGAACCTTCACACCGGTGATGTTCTGAGCGGTGAACTTGTCTGCATCCTCGGCCCCCTTCGAGGTGAGAAGGAGAGAGAAATCACCGAGATCGCCCAGACGGATTTTCTTGCCCTCAAGCAACATCTCACGCATGCAGTCTACGGCGATGTAGAGGATGGCGCTGATGTCAGCTCTCGAATAAACACTGCCATGAGAGGTAATGTGCTTGGCAAACTTCTCGATGGTCATGATGTCGGTGTACTGCGAGATGGCGAAAGCATTCTGCTTCTCGGTCTTCACAAGTTCCAGGTCCTTTGGGTCAGGGGTCTTGCCCTCCTTCTTAGCCTGGTTGATGCGTGACTTCGCCTGGTTGATTTCCAGAAGATTTGCGTTCACGCTACGCATTACGATGCTGTAATTAATCATACTATGTTATGCTTTAAAGAGTTTATTAAATCACAATTTCCCAGATGCTTTTTCTTGTCCTTTTCAGAGTCTTCATTGATGACCGGCGCCTGTCATCTTTTGCTCCCTGTCTCGGTCTTCATAGATGACCGCCTTTAGGTACAAAATAGCTTTCTTTCGATTGCTGGTGCAAAGGTACGAAAAAGCGCTGTAGGAAGCAATACTTTTCCGGCAACTTGAATTCAGTTTTCCGGAATCTTGTGAAATGGAGCCTTTCGAGAGTAGGTGAAGAGATTCATGGCAACGGGCTGCATCCGGTCATTAGTGACCGGTCATTATCGGTCATTAAGAAAAATCACTTCCGGTCATTTAGCCCCTATAATATATATTAAATATTTTAATATTATATTATAGCTCTTTTTTCGCCCCCCGAAAACCTTAATGACCGAAAATGACCGGGCATTAATGACCGGATTCTGAGGCTTTAATTAATACTCTTTTATGCTAGTATTGTACTTGTAATTTGTTTTGTATTAATGATTTATAATAAGACATTTATTTTTTTTGTCTGTATATAAATGTATGGGAATAAACTACATATGTCA
This Segatella copri DSM 18205 DNA region includes the following protein-coding sequences:
- a CDS encoding DNA/RNA non-specific endonuclease, whose amino-acid sequence is MVGLDYNYIDETGAKTSLDDVASNYELSKSQKEYLTELNVSPEEFKEMSDGQKEDLCHDIRDRLEEIEVYSVMAQDKAIKDTCCSEILGEFRQQVFKEKLNQLNDLEKATPLSIEVLKLECPELYNQVQRMNSRLGNNNPDGIMNTMQYALLENGDFVAYNNIKAYSNSRMVYSEGVVYAKSGGSKNGDSNLNEFINTPILQSDTLYVIDGRSLYETDSQGRIHKESTVYSPDYDVKLERASDNQAMIRNGKDGMENDESSHTVPKCLGGPNEAINQTPMLKDINHGEGSKWADCERELVNATDEGNTSVVEHTFYYEGESKRPASVECDFIICTENQQTLSFDNSIMVESGLQAS
- a CDS encoding smalltalk protein, which gives rise to MKANTWKTILQIAISILTAIATTLGVTSCMG
- a CDS encoding DUF6140 family protein; translated protein: MSKVFQVKPKRLKRSNGTVLTPDMVVTVTTMQHTATPFYNGAKEVQEAYMRIYAFDYKKACCNPNDFEFKKLD
- a CDS encoding Fic family protein produces the protein MVFADKKVPADLPVERLMQEHDSKPQNPIIANVLYKSKILESWGRGIGTMVDECKRVGLPAPEFKTDGNFVTVVFKYNRDGVNLQLVNSNPTSTQQVPNKYPTSTQQVLELVGILKDGEYSVREIMSFLMLKDRVNFLYKYLTPALEEGLVSMKYPDNPKHPKQKYMLTEKGRKILEK
- a CDS encoding HU family DNA-binding protein, which produces MINYSIVMRSVNANLLEINQAKSRINQAKKEGKTPDPKDLELVKTEKQNAFAISQYTDIMTIEKFAKHITSHGSVYSRADISAILYIAVDCMREMLLEGKKIRLGDLGDFSLLLTSKGAEDADKFTAQNITGVKVQWEPGQEFKNLRDDAEFNLVASRSAQAAVIKAIKEGKTNVDLNAPTTPDNTPGGSTPGGSNTGQTGSDGQGSESSGGTTGKDDTGDGLE
- a CDS encoding ATP-binding protein, coding for MSNFSNPIEPAAKALAATALSQTLSFCMERKYLEGISLSSSANPFHLEAIDSTLKDEAYWLRIKQVGKPLRDSAEDCFTAIQKILYSCFLPNTIQLLFLVEGDGKESRMYVGLRSVSESVKARSYVKGLNEFIKGAWPGLQTELVDESDDGLAGIKKDIAAENINYIYALTGIPSMESQYKSVYPATLDNLIAGMNRSKRYAYFVVADPVETCDVEAMIYQCRDMNGQAESLKSINITEGISQGTSSSLTHGTSSSVSEGVSHTISESVSKKDFSRLGKTALCATGLGLAASVFPAAGAVVDGVANAAGAILPGALSMIGLSSIGNIITNITPTKTSGVSDSTTITNTHGESNSETIGVNESKSHSISRNIVNKHIEAVSEHLFYHSKRFESGKAIGLWKVGVYLMADKKSDIQGGAMQLRSILSGQESIFEPIRIHDITIAVDDIRKNSLARLCSPILMIDNQHEQRFEHPMGKNYKELKTVLTTKELSYLINFPLRTVPGISVVDSSPEFSLNQTETNRECIAFGKLLYGGSMTEIEYKLPLAVLARHTLLAGINGTGKTNTVQAILNGLKDKIPFLIIEPAKTEYVDWAIEYNKVHKDTPIDIYMPGCKKYRGVFVPKPLRVNPFEPVWLDATQDPNVLSHIDRLKSTFAAAFPMYDILPVLMEDLIYTIYQQKTTDWLSDVPVFGKTKSPTLNSMSVCVDKVIDHCHYEERIASNMKACLNTRINSLKRGWRGETLNCTKSTSCEELYERPVVINLSYVGDDTDKAFFMAVILQQLYEYRQALAEVGLVDFNNNDCQHLTVIEEAHRVMMKCDNPDMPQYKSALMFSNMLSEIRAYGEGMFLVDQVPTRLIPDAIKNTNTKITHRLVAEDDCKAIAESMGISKEQRMIIPKLLVGQCLVSTSLNTDKYWVQVNKVK
- a CDS encoding Hsp70 family protein is translated as MEHNKNIEYIIGIDLGHGETSAALCPTEWDKPIEQLTPAKDLDMGGNKKVLPSAITILENGDAYIGDRAFRSDILKKASVNVCFKQAPKDINGEKEKLMIRFMKEVYRTIIENNSATLHDGNHKVYIATPSGWDTKEQELYLQMASKAGLPIAGVTKESRAAFVRAQADVTSGLGRNISKGAIVFDMGSSTLDFTYLNQSQGSELIDNGYNCGASAIEKIILHNLEETSEVVRAFEKKYPKLKDRLQFEARTVKEQVYFDPTAKVKKFVNFEELIDDDDDFEDERFKLAFVPGELNNILESAGYIKEVEDAMIDFKNNYINGAPIYGVFLTGGASRMDIIKPLIAKVWKVSEDSIYRDQDPSLTISQGVAEVARIDLRTEGMDTGLAEEIDNVIKQNIVYKYFAEGFGDVLKGDVVDSINFSLNWFIGEVSYDGYVEEDFSLENLKDTIKQVVEAGVDEIKDESDKYFKEAFEKATVDIRKKINTIVVNYTNKGTKITLPTINFQNIDIKGINLDGVIKEISSTIDVSSTNWLQYGLAGAGLIFGLIGASVGFALGKWLGGDKRSDEEKQAAAMQKPLSHEERVNVYNSIVEKGDEITQVIHDAVDKSLRDNKLKSKIQSMTSQLLGEYKKSLEDARILID